The region atgaggaaacaaccCAGAGCCTATGTAgtctctgttctttttctaatactctgaAGTTTTTGTCTTGTCCTTTGCTTTCTAACCTTTGTGAAGACTCTGCCCTTTGCCTGGTACTCCCTTTCCCCATCTGCACATATCTGTGCATCTTCTAGGACCCTATCAAATGCCAGAAAATTGTTTCCCTTCAAGTTAGAGTGAATACCTCTTAACCTCCAACAAACTCAGTTTATACCTCATTTATGATACTACTTTCTGCCTTGGTTATTATTTACCTACATGTCTTGTCTCCTTTTCTAAAGTCTAAGCGTCTGAAGGGCAGGATTTGTGTCCTGAGAAGCTTAGTGTCTGTCTAGTGTAGTACTTGGTACCTAGTCTTAGATGGGTGAATTGGTGAACAGATAGAGGAGGCTAGATGAatgaaaaatacatgtattttctgACCTAATATTTTGCTGAACACCTAAAGCTTATCATTTAATCAGCATAACCTACTACTCTGTATGATTCCTAGGATCCTCAACATGACATGGTAAACTATATAACACAACAGAAAGCCTCCATGCTTTTGCTCacagttttctttccttaaaatgcCTTTCCCCATCTACACATATCTGTGCATCTTCTAGGACCATTTCTTGGAAGCCTTCCCCAGTTCTTCTAGGTAGAATCTGTTACTCCATCTACTGGGCTCCTGCAAAAGTTAGTATATGATCCTTTCCTgtacttaatttttctgtttttctcctaaTATAAATGATGAGTTGTAGacataagaaaatacaaaaatcaccACTGACACTTATCAAGCATACTACTTTCCAGCACTATACTAAGTGCATCATGTTCAGCATATTATTTAAGCTTACTCTGCCAGAAACCAGAAAAAGTAGACATCatgattatttcaattttttagatGGGTGTTGGGGACACTGAGCTTTGGGAAGTTTAGGTTACTTCATTAAGATCACACATCAAAGCCTCAGACTCCGGAACCTGAGTCCTTATCCCTTGGGCAGTGTTTTGTCCAGTTTGTTGTGTATCACCCTCAGCTACCAGAGGGTAGACCTCAGTAAATACTTCTTAAATAAGACAGTGACTGAATGAGTGGTGGtagctattttctgtttcttgagtgGATTACCTCACATAGGCAATGGAGTAACAGCTGCTTCTTCTCTTCAGGAGGATCTGACCCTCTGGAACATGCACACTAGGCTCTGCAGTTCTGGGCTGTGCCAGTGGATCCTTTAAAGGAAGAGCCATGGCCGCTGCAGCAGCTTCTCACCTGAACCTGGATGCCCTCCGGGAAGTGCTGGAATGCCCTATCTGCATGGAGTCCTTCACAGAGGAGCAGCTGCGGCCCAAGCTCCTGCACTGTGGCCATACCATCTGTCGCCAGTGCCTGGAGAAGCTGCTAGCCAGTAGCATCAATGGTGTCCGCTGTCCCTTCTGCAGCAAGATCACCCGCATAACCAGCCTGACCCAGCTGACAGACAACCTGACGGTGCTGAAGATCATTGACACAGCTGGGCTCAGCGAGGCCGTGGGTCTGCTCATGTGCCGGGCCTGTGGGCGGCGGCTCCCCCGGCAGTTCTGCCGGAGCTGTGGCGTGGTGTTATGTGAGCCCTGCCGGGAGGCGGACCACCAGCCCCCTGGCCACTGCACCCTCCTCGTCAAAGAGGCGGCTGAGGAGCGGCGCCAGGACTTCGGAGAGAAGTTGGCCCGCCTGCGGGAGCTTACGGGGGAGCTGCAGCGGCGGAAGGTGGCCTTGGAAGGCGTGTCCAAGGACCTCCAGGCAAGGTATAAGGCAGTTCTCCAGGAGTACGGGCATGAGGAGCGCCGGGTCCAGGAGGAGCTGGCTCGCTCGCGGAGGTTCTTCACAGGCTCGTTGGCGGAGGTCGAGAAGTCCAATGGTCAGGTGATAGAGGAGCAGAGCTACCTGCTTAACATTGCGGAGGTGCAGGCCGTGTCTCGCTGTGACTACTTCCTGGCCAAGATCAAGCAGGCAGATGTAGCCCTGCTGGAGGAGACAGCTGATGAGGAGGAGCCGGAGCTCACCGCCAGCCTGCCACGGGAGCTGACCCTACAGGACGTGGAGCTCCTTAAGGTCGGCCATGTCGGTCCCCTCCAAATTGGGCAGGCTGTCAAGAAGCCCCGGACGGTCAACGTGGAAGATTCCTGGGACGTGGAGGCTGCAGCCTCAGCTGCCTCTACCTCTGTTACTTTTAGAGAGATGGACCTGAGCCCTGAGGAAGTGGTCGCCAGCCCTAAGGCCTCTCCAGCTAAGCTGCGGGGCTCTGACATGGCTGCCAACATCCAGCAGTGTCTCTTTCTTAAGAAGATGGGGGCCAAAGGCAGCACGCCAGGCATGTTCAACCTTCCTGTCAGTCTCTATGTGACCAGTCAAGGCGAGGTCCTGGTTGCTGACCGTGGCAACTACCGTATACAAGTCTTCACGCGCAAAGGCTTTCTGAAGGAGATCCGTCGCAGCCCCAGTGGCATTGATAGCTTTGTGCTGAGCTTCCTTGGGGCTGATCTGCCCAACCTCACTCCCCTCTCAGTGGCCATGAACTGCCACGGGCTGATTGGAGTGACTGACAGCTATGACAACTCCCTCAAGGTATACACCTTGGATGGCCACTGCGTGGCCTGTCACAGGAGCCAGCTCAGCAAACCCTGGGGCATCACAGCCCTTCCATCTGGCCAGTTCGTGGTGACTGATGTGGAAGGCGGGAAGCTCTGGTGCTTCACCGTTGACCGAGGGGCAGGGGTGGTCAAATACAGCTGCCTCTGTAGTGCCGTGCGGCCCAAGTTTGTCACCTGTGATGCTGAGGGCACTGTCTACTTCACCCAGGGCTTGGGCCTTAATCTGGAGAATCGGCAGAATGAGCACCACCTGGAGGGGGGCTTCTCCATTGGCTCTGTGGGCCCTGATGGGCAGCTGGGTCGCCAGATTAGCCACTTCTTCTCCGAGAACGAGGACTTCCGCTGCATCGCTGGCATGTGTGTGGACGCCCGTGGTGATCTCATCGTGGCCGATAGCAGTCGCAAGGAAATTCTCCACTTCCCTAAGGGTGGGGGCTACAGTGTCCTCATTCGAGAGGGGCTTACCTGTCCAGTGGGCATCGCCCTCACTCCTAAGGGGCAGCTGCTGGTCTTGGACTGTTGGGATCATTGCATCAAGATTTACAGCTATCATCTGAGACGATATTCTACTCCTTAGGGGGTGAGGAGATCAGTTTCTGCTTCTCAGCCAGTTTCTCTTTTCCTTACTCCTTGGTAGTTGGCAGTAGTGTAGCATAGACTTGGCTTATGTCCTCATTGCAGCTGGCTAGTCGTGGAATTTTTGATGCCCTGTCTTTAGTGTTTCTTATTTGCATTATTTCCCCTGCTAAATTTAGAGCCAAGTAGGACACGTGCTGTGGGGTTAGCTGAACTTTGGTTAGAACTTAGGCACTTCCAGGCTTCAGCAGAGAGCCTTCTGCCCCTGTATTTGAAATTTGCCTTTGTTGATTCTCCTCTTTTGACTCTGATAATCCTTGTCCATTATTTCCTTCCTGTTAGAATATTCATCATGTGTGGCACTTTCTCCTCAACTCTGCTGCATTTAGTCTGCATGCTCCAGGGGGATCTCCTCCCCCTCCTGGTGATATTTCAGATATCGTATCCCGGTGGCATGATGTCCCGACCCTGGTCACCTTTACCAGTGTGAAAGCTCATTCATTGCCACCAAAGGAGATAAACAATCCCTTTGAGAGGCATTGCCTCTTGGCTCTAGAGGTTTTGTGCCAGTGACAGAATGGATTGATCCTGGTTGGTTGGTCAAGGACTTTAGCCTAGGATTGCTTGCCTTTGAAAGGACCATATGGATTGGAATTATGCCAACGTGTAGGAAGAtgggaataaacaaatgaaatgctaATACAGTCAGTAAACACCCCTGGATAGTCTCTACAGCTCACTGTTTTTCATACTCACTCTCTCCACTGACCTGTGCTAGCAGTTGCCTGTGGAATTGTACCACACAGGCCAAGGCCAGCGAAGTGGAGGGTGGGGAGACAAATCCCATTCATGACTAAAAACAGACTTCCGGGTCTTTACTCTGTTATTTTCCCCAGGTGATTGCATAACATTTGGTTTCAAGATATTTCCATTCCTCTATCAAGTATTAAATAATTGATAACTGTTCTTCATCACTGGTGTTCATCTCTTTTAATTAAACATGGAATTTGGGAGGTCAGGAGAAGGATAAGTTATACCAGGCTGTTTTGCCTCCATATTGGACACTGCATTCTTTGAGAACATGAAGAATTTACCTAGTCAGCCAAAAGCACCATTATATAAAGATAACCCAGATCTTAGAGCCACATGCATGTGTACAGAATCAGCCCCCAAGGTCTAGAGTCACCAACTCTGTTTTAAATTGAGCCTCTTACCATCTGTGTTATCCTTACAGTTACAGTTCAAAAAGGAAgaatctttgtgtttttaagAAAACCAGAAGTAGGTGAGCAAATCTGTGACAAGAGTTCCTCAGGTTTTGATGTTTACTAAGCAACATATCTTGCTCTTTAAGAGCGGATGGCAAGCCAAAGAGCTGTTGCTGTGCTTTCGTGGAAATTCTGCTAAGCTGAACTACCtacaaaaaaaagtctttttttttttctcagtggcATTTTCTTGGCTTCTGTCAAGATAGCTGCCAAAGGATAGGAAAGAAGATAATTGAAGTGATGTCGAACTAGTCCACCTTGTGCTTTTCACCTAGAGAAAGCCCCATGTTCTGATTGTGAAACTGCATCTAATTTTCAAAGACTATAATTGAGAGGAAATTGATCCAATTAAAAGTGCATCACAAATTACTCCCCTCGTTGTTATAGCCACTCTATCTGTGGCAGCAGCTGGCAGCAGGAGATCCGTCTTAGGTGTCAGTGGGGGACTTGCTGAGGCAATACAGAGGCTGAGGCCTTTGGCACACAGTTTGCAGCAATGTGATATTGCCGGCTGGCATGGTGTGCCCAAGGCCAGCAATCCTCCAGCTGCCAGTGCTAGGGGAAGAAAGTGCGATTACTGTTGGCATCAGCATATAGGCCTGCCCCATCCTGAACCATACTCATGCCTTGGCCCTCAAGTACACCAGATTATGTGCTGGCTCAAAATGGAAATGTGTGGTCtgaatgtttttgtttctttgatgtGAATAATTTAGGCTGTGCTTAGCACAATGTTCAACTATCTACCATTCTGACTAAATTGCACAGGATAGCCCCAAGAACTATTCTCCTCAATCAcagcagttttttgtttttgaagccGCAGTACCCTTATTCAAAGAAAGTCTTACATACAAGCCTACCGTGTAAAAAGGATCAAGGAGaggggggtgaagatttaataatatggtcaactgttgaaccactgtgttgtatatttgaaaccaacataagattgtatatcagtgatacgtCAATAAAGAAAAAGATCAAGGAACAGCTGCTCTGGTTGAAGGAGGTTTGTGGGCTGGGAGAACAGCCTTTTTGACCTCACCTAACCTCCTATGTACCATTATAAAACTTGTGAATTTGCAGAAGACATTCTGAAAACCACTGAACTACAACACTGCTTATCATCCAGTTCCATCATACTGGCCACATGGTCCTGGGCCAGTCATTTAACCCTTCCTCTTCTGGAGGTGACCTGATGAAAATGGCTCTTGCCTCCAGCCAGGGTATAAGATGTGAGACAACAGATGTGAAAATACCTGGAAAGGTTATTGCATACCCAACAAGTGAGAGTGATCATTGTAGTCTTTTACTGAATGTCTCAAAAGAGTGGAGTGAGGTGGTCCAGCCACTCCCAAACAATGCCTTCCCCTTTTCCTATTTTGCAGGCTCCTATTTCCCAACCAAAATCTTCAAGCATTTCCTCCCCCTAGCCACAAGGCTTCCAATAAATCTGGTCACCTGTTCCTTTTTACTACTTATCTACCTATATCCTGTTTCCATTACCATGTATATCACTGTGTTGCAATTATTTGCACATATACTTGAGTTTTATTAAGGTCTAACTAATCTCTCCCTATGAGCACATAATATGGTGCCTAATTCAGAGTATGTCCTTAGTTATGGCTGTTTTAACTTGATGATAGGCCCAATCTTCCTAACATATCCTTCACATTGGATAAAAAGGTAATCTCAGGCAAGCCCTTTTATAAGGTACcgaaaaaaatgaaagacaaatgaTTTACAGATTGGTTAGCCTGTGCTTTCCTTTATCATTTTGAGTAATTATATAGAACTTAAGGTTTCAGAGCAATGACCccttgaatatttattgaatacctactgtgGGTCAGGCACTATACCAGGTGTTCAGAAGAGAAAACTGTAATGATAAATGACATTAGTATGTCTACTTTCTTATAAATTATTTCACTCTTTCCTATGGGAAGTATTTGAAATCTCATTTTCCATTGCCCTGGACTTCCTCCAAGGCCAGGCATAGGTACTGTCCAAATGATGCTGAGGGTCAAGTCCAGTGTTCACTCCAGCCTGAGACAGCCCATGGGGCATTCCATTATTCCAATCAGTAGGATAAACTTGGCTTGAGTCTTACAGTGTTTTTGTGGGTTAGGCAAGTAATGCTGAAGTAGTTGTCCTTTTATTCCAGCACTAATTAATGGCCTCTTAAAGTGAAGTGTTGCCCTGCTCTCTAGGAGGGAGATGGAAGGCAGAGCTCGGTATGAAACTCGGCTCTGCCTTGCACCTGGCTAGGCTGCTGATTTGCTCTCAAGACGAGCAGCCTCTCAAGGGATCTCAAAACATTATAGATATGAAACAGCAGATGCTTTTTATAAGCAGGGCAATGGTGAGGTAGAAATCTgtttagcaaaataaacactcataCTCCAGACCTTTGGCCATATCTTGTCAATATCATTCATATTCATGGTGCCCTGGCTAAGCCTGAAGTTAGAGAGGCAGTGCTAGGACTGGCAATGTATTCTAGTGGGAAAGTCAATGGACTTGGTGTGTGCCTGAAGCACAGCTCTGCCTCttaactagctgtgtggcctcaggtGATCACCGTACCTCTGCCTCAGTTCCCCTATCTTATAAAATAAGGTGGTTAGACTAGGTCACTAAAATCCCTTCTAGCCCTatgattttaattactttttgACCAACTGAAATGGTTGAATTTTCACCCAATGATTTTGCATAATTCTTGTTATAATTGTGCTTACATCAGAGAGTAGTAGAAGGAACCTGCATTTTCTAATCAATCCCCCCTTAACCCAATTGCTTACTGTACCCCAAGTATTCCTCCTCTGGTACAAGGAAGTGTCAATTTATGGTTTAAAGGGCTGCTATGAGAATTAAAAAGGGATAGTATATGTAAAAGTGATGAATTCAGAATATATGACTTCCATTGTTAGAGTGCAAAGGCTTCCTTTCTTTGTCTACTTTTCTTATAAATTATTTCACTCTTTTCCTGTGAGAAGTATTTGAAATCTTGTTTTCCATTGCCCTGGACTTCCTCCAAGGAAGAATGAACTGATGAAGAACCTTGATGAACTGATGAAGAATTTTCAGGTTAATAATACTGGGGGAGATTCCAGACCTGCATTGGTGATGCACCAGCACTGCTcagctttttaattaaaaagcctattggagcacggggaaggcagtatagcacagagaagacaagtagtgactctatagcatcttactatgctgatggacagtgactgcaaaggggtgtgtggtggggacttgataatgtggggatctagtaaccacaatgttgctcatgtgattggaTATTGATatcctcccccccaaaaaaagcctATTGGAAGAAGAGTGGGATTGTGGGAGGAGCAGAGGCAAAACTCTTTCACAGGAATGTATCCTGTCAGGAAAGCTGCATATAAAACCTAAAGGCTAATTACTTGATGAAAGTAATTAGGATGGCATCTTGACTCTTTTTGAAACGTTAAATGAGTcaagattttatattttgtgtgtgtgtgtgtgtgtgtgtgcaggcatacctcagagatattgtgggttcagttccagaccactgcaagaaagtgaatattgcaataaagtaaATCAAATCAAGTTTCTAATTTCCCAGCACATAGAAaagttatatttataatatattgtagcctattaagtgtgcaatagcattatttctaaatatatataacttaaataaaaatattttacgctaaaaaatgctaaccaccaTCTGAGCTTTTAGAAAGTTTAATTACAGATCACAATATCAATATCaactataataatgaaaaagtttgaaatattgcaagaattaccaaaatgtgacacagtgACATAAGGTGAGCAAATAGTATGAGAAAAATAGAGCTGATAGACTTACTCGACACAgcattgccacaaaccttcaatttgttaaaaaaaactcTCTGTGAGGCACAATAAGGTGCATAacatgaggtatgcctgtatatatgtatgtgtatgtatatatatatgtatgagtatatatatattttaaacaaacatGGGTGCTTAGCTAGTCCTGtagatattttcttccatgtcAACATTaagtcaaataattttaaaaaatgaaaataagcctAAATCTGTTAGTTGGAGTTAATATAACATATTGTAGTTAAAACTTGGGCTTTGTAAGCATGGAAGCCTGGATTCAGTCCTGGTTTCCCCACTTGGTTCTGTGACTACTGAGTTATTTAGCCTctcggcctcagtttcctcattagtaATAAAATTATACTGTTTAGTATGTTATTATGTAGAAAACATGGATGTAAGCTTAGACTTCCAGACATTCCATAAACCTTCAGtagtgataaatatttttaaattacagtaaaATAATATCTGAAGGTTACCCTCATTTTTGTGATTGAAGGATTATGTAAAACCAGTAAGGAAAATGCCTGTTTCCctcaaaggaaaattatttagTAACTCACTGAGATTCTTGATTGAAACATGTAGAGtttgggtgagtgtgtgtgaaaatCAAATGCATGTCTTCCCTATATAAATAAAACTAGggttttcttttggtaatttgCTCAGTTAATCTGGTTATAACCATAATGCCATTGTATATTTTCACAGATTATTAAGATCTTagattccattcattcatttattcattcactcaaacaCATCTAAGACatttactgtttttattattagtGGTAATTATATGAGTAATTAATGCCAGAGGAACCAGTGATGAATTATGCAGCTAGGTAGCTTGTGGTCTGGCTGGACATATAACTTAGGCAAAAGAATAACACAAATATACTCAAGAATAAGATAATGGTGTAAGACAGAAATGGAGTGGCAATTGTTTGAGGCAAGACTATATAGTTGAGAGGATATGGCTGCTGAAGGGCCTTTCAAGTAGAGAGACATCGTGAACAAAGGTACAACATTACAGGGAAGTGTAAGAAGGTATTACCAGCAGGACGGTCAAAACACACAAGATTGGAGGGGTATTAAAGAAATTCAAAGGTCTAATGTGATCCGTTGGTCCATTCCCTTCCTTGTTAAGTAGCAGTACAAGTGGTTCTCTTCTTCCTGACCTAAGTCATATCACTTACTCCTATCAGTAACCGTGGCTCAATGAGGCTTAAATTCTATAGAGATGGTAGGGTGGATTAGCATCTCCTGGAGTGGGGgctgaggaagagggagaagaaagacaaCGTTGTTTGAAAACACACCCCTCCTCATCCCCAATATTCTAATCAATCTCCTTACTGGGAATCTCTGATGACAATGtttcagaaataaattttctgctttttaaaaatcttgaaataaTACCAATTTGCTCCCTCTCACAAGCCTAAGATAAATGGGTCTTGCAATCTTGATAGAACTTTGTAATAGAGTTTTACTCCCTTTTTGATGTTTGATGTTGACAGTGTTCAATTCTACCACTCCTCTTTCATCTTCCACCCCATGTCTGAACAAACTGATAAGGAATCTCAAGTACCCCCACCTTTGGTGCCAATGGGGAGTTCAAAACGTACAAGCCGTAGTCCATGCATGGGAACCCTCATCCTGACTCTACCTTCAAGCTGCCGTGAAAGCCGACTTAGTTTTTTCCTGTTCTCTCAAGCCATTTTTGGATCTGCTTGGTCGCTCATGCTGCTCTCTCTAGAAAGTCTCATGTGAGCTATAAACCTTTTCATACCCACTTGTTACATAGGTAGTGCCATCAGTCTCAACATCCCTCCATTAAGGCTAATTAACATAGTTAAATGAGATATGCAAATGATGGAGCAAAAACCCCTCAAAGTCTGTGTTCTTCCCTCCTACTCTGGTGACTATGGCCACGTATGCTTGCTTTTCTCCTCATGAGATGGGGATATTAACTTAATAAGTGCTAGGACTGTTCTTCAATGTCCCATAACATTTTGTGCAAGTTAAAGCTGGCCCAAAATGAGCAGGATGGGCAGACACCCTGAacgaaataaatgaaatttattatttcattcagaAATGTCAAAAACAATACTGAGTATGGCAGGGGAAAAGTAGCTCCCTAAGGAAACAAGGTGCAAAAAGGGAAATTCGTTTTTTTGCTGGGAGGTACTGTCCTCTCCTATGACTTCATTTATCTATGTAATTGGGTCCCAAGCTTGCATTTTTCAGGTcttaccttctttttctttactaGACTGGTGTACCAGTTGCCAATTGGTGCGCCAACTGTGGGCTGGTGTATTTGATGAAGATATCCCTTAGAATTCTTAGACTCAGAAATCTTAAACTCAGACCCAGTATTCAAAACTGAACTCAGCTCTCTAATATCAGCTGTTCTTCTTTTGTTCCACTTAAGGAACACTTAGGAGTGGCAGCATTGACTCAGGCACTTCAGCCAGAAACCTTGACACTATTTCTAATCATTTCCTCCACTTCCCACCTCCCACCATTCAATAATAAAGTATTCATCACACTAGCAACTTAGTATTTTTTCCTGTCCATATTCccttttttttaatcctcatGACTAC is a window of Manis pentadactyla isolate mManPen7 chromosome 3, mManPen7.hap1, whole genome shotgun sequence DNA encoding:
- the TRIM32 gene encoding E3 ubiquitin-protein ligase TRIM32 codes for the protein MAAAAASHLNLDALREVLECPICMESFTEEQLRPKLLHCGHTICRQCLEKLLASSINGVRCPFCSKITRITSLTQLTDNLTVLKIIDTAGLSEAVGLLMCRACGRRLPRQFCRSCGVVLCEPCREADHQPPGHCTLLVKEAAEERRQDFGEKLARLRELTGELQRRKVALEGVSKDLQARYKAVLQEYGHEERRVQEELARSRRFFTGSLAEVEKSNGQVIEEQSYLLNIAEVQAVSRCDYFLAKIKQADVALLEETADEEEPELTASLPRELTLQDVELLKVGHVGPLQIGQAVKKPRTVNVEDSWDVEAAASAASTSVTFREMDLSPEEVVASPKASPAKLRGSDMAANIQQCLFLKKMGAKGSTPGMFNLPVSLYVTSQGEVLVADRGNYRIQVFTRKGFLKEIRRSPSGIDSFVLSFLGADLPNLTPLSVAMNCHGLIGVTDSYDNSLKVYTLDGHCVACHRSQLSKPWGITALPSGQFVVTDVEGGKLWCFTVDRGAGVVKYSCLCSAVRPKFVTCDAEGTVYFTQGLGLNLENRQNEHHLEGGFSIGSVGPDGQLGRQISHFFSENEDFRCIAGMCVDARGDLIVADSSRKEILHFPKGGGYSVLIREGLTCPVGIALTPKGQLLVLDCWDHCIKIYSYHLRRYSTP